From the Oryza glaberrima chromosome 5, OglaRS2, whole genome shotgun sequence genome, one window contains:
- the LOC127774329 gene encoding pentatricopeptide repeat-containing protein At2g13600-like: MSRRGLPWQSPAGERWDATSLAGALKAAAGVRSATHVMPLYAVLLKLGLSASAILATSLAHLALRCGLPGYARRVFDEMPHRDVVSWTSLITGHAHQGLYQDSLALLRRMVISGVVPNGYSLSGALLACAGIGPGALAAGKEIHARVVKMSLHGSVDAVVENGVLDMYTRCGKIDYARKLFGVMLVRDIVAWNSMMAGCLRSGQAEEALGLFSSMVSSGVDADGFSFAISVDACGELALLKQGMQAHARVIRGGFDSDVVVRNSLVDMYAKCGCVDSAGLVFRDALSSDAVLWTTMISAYGKFGRVHDAICMFDRMSQLGIKRDGVAYLAVLSACSHSGLVKEGWNYFKLMFHGQNSVKMQPEHYGCMADLLCRSGYLEEALDFITNMPFESSIAAWSALLNSCRIHGNAKLGQLAASRLVQLDPENHSNWVALSNVHASESDWHETWMIRESMSIECVKKEPGCSWVELHDGVHVFLMADQSQPELVDVLQTLDSLKEDIYWLMPT, translated from the coding sequence ATGTCACGTCGGGGTCTCCCGTGGCAGAGCCCTGCGGGGGAGCGGTGGGACGCCacctccctcgccggcgccctgaaggccgccgccggcgtgcgctCGGCGACGCACGTCATGCCACTCTACGCGGTGCTCCTCAAGCTCGGTCTCTCGGCCTCCGCCATCCTGGCCACCTCCCTCGCCCACCTCGCGCTCCGGTGCGGGCTCCCTGGCTACGCCCGgagggtgttcgacgaaatgccccACCGGGATGTGGTCTCCTGGACGTCCCTCATCACCGGCCACGCGCATCAGGGCCTGTACCAGGATTCCCTCGCCCTTCTCCGCCGCATGGTGATATCTGGTGTAGTGCCCAATGGATATTCCCTGTCAGGTGCATTGCTTGCTTGTGCCGGAATTGGGCCAGGCGCTCTCGCTGCTGGGAAGGAAATACATGCCAGGGTTGTCAAGATGAGTTTGCATGGGTCGGTTGATGCGGTTGTGGAGAATGGGGTTCTCGACATGTACACGAGATGCGGGAAAATCGACTATGCGAGGAAATTGTTTGGGGTGATGCTGGTGAGGGACATTGTTGCATGGAACTCGATGATGGCTGGGTGTCTCAGGAGTGGGCAGGCTGAGGAGGCTCTTGGTTTATTCTCGTCGATGGTGTCTTCTGGGGTTGACGCAGATGGCTTCTCGTTTGCCATATCTGTGGATGCATGTGGGGAGCTAGCATTGTTGAAGCAAGGGATGCAAGCACATGCACGGGTAATTCGCGGTGGATTTGATTCAGATGTGGTCGTCAGGAATTCCTTAGTGGATATGTATGCAAAATGTGGGTGTGTTGATTCAGCAGGGCTTGTCTTTAGGGATGCACTGTCGTCGGATGCTGTTCTTTGGACCACAATGATCTCAGCTTATGGCAAGTTTGGCCGTGTACATGATGCAATCTGCATGTTTGATAGGATGTCACAATTGGGAATAAAACGAGATGGTGTCGCATATCTTGCAGTGCTATCAGCTTGTAGCCATAGCGGACTTGTGAAAGAAGGCTGGAACTACTTCAAGTTGATGTTTCATGGTCAGAACTCAGTTAAGATGCAGCCTGAGCACTATGGTTGTATGGCAGATCTCTTATGCAGGAGCGGTTACCTAGAAGAAGCTCTTGATTTCAttacaaatatgccatttgaGTCCAGTATTGCTGCTTGGAGTGCTCTACTCAATTCATGTAGAATCCACGGGAATGCTAAACTTGGTCAACTTGCGGCATCCCGTCTGGTCCAGCTTGATCCAGAGAATCACAGCAACTGGGTTGCTCTATCAAATGTACATGCATCGGAAAGCGATTGGCATGAGACCTGGATGATCAGAGAGAGCATGAGCATAGAGTGTGTGAAGAAAGAGCCTGGATGTAGTTGGGTTGAGTTGCATGATGGAGTCCATGTCTTTCTAATGGCTGACCAATCTCAGCCTGAATTAGTTGATGTATTGCAGACTCTTGATTCACTAAAAGAGGATATATATTGGTTGATGCCTACATGA